Proteins encoded within one genomic window of Synechococcales cyanobacterium T60_A2020_003:
- a CDS encoding fatty acid desaturase, which yields MFYGWTKGLISSQSQSEHRKLADSPVHSTAPHLGLVIASLIIAVWGMSLKELLVIDLSLIRLPILVLFIGWQTFLYTGLFVTAHDAMHGAISPGHSKIDTYFGTLALLLYGLLPYQKLCRIHSLHHCYPASLLDPDFHGDKHRHVVLWYLGFIYSHGSAWSSCGLAVLYLIAHGVFQIEHMNLILFWISPSLLSSFQLFYFGTFQPHREPPEGYTNTFRTKTIARPFLWSLLSCYHFGYHYEHHRYPDAPWWLLPSLRPRCSQ from the coding sequence ATGTTCTACGGGTGGACGAAAGGTTTAATTTCATCACAGAGCCAGTCTGAACATCGGAAACTGGCAGATTCCCCTGTTCATTCAACAGCACCGCATCTTGGATTGGTGATTGCCAGCCTGATTATTGCTGTGTGGGGAATGAGCCTAAAGGAGTTATTGGTCATCGATCTCTCCCTGATTCGGCTTCCGATTCTGGTTCTCTTCATTGGCTGGCAAACGTTCCTGTACACGGGCTTGTTTGTCACTGCTCACGATGCGATGCACGGAGCCATCAGTCCGGGTCATTCTAAAATTGATACTTATTTTGGAACGTTAGCGTTACTGCTCTATGGCCTCTTGCCCTATCAGAAGCTTTGTAGAATTCATAGCCTGCATCACTGCTATCCGGCTAGTCTCCTCGATCCTGACTTCCATGGCGACAAGCATCGCCACGTAGTCCTCTGGTATCTGGGCTTTATCTACAGCCATGGGAGCGCATGGAGTAGTTGTGGGTTGGCTGTGCTTTATCTGATTGCCCACGGGGTGTTTCAGATTGAACATATGAATTTAATTCTGTTTTGGATCAGTCCCTCTCTGTTGAGTTCCTTCCAATTGTTTTACTTTGGGACATTCCAACCCCACCGAGAGCCCCCGGAAGGCTACACGAATACGTTTCGAACGAAAACCATTGCCCGCCCTTTTCTATGGTCCCTTCTAAGCTGCTATCACTTCGGGTATCACTACGAACATCATCGATACCCCGATGCTCCTTGGTGGTTGCTGCCATCTCTAAGACCTCGCTGTAGTCAGTAG